The segment ACAAAGGAGAAAAACGTCGCGCGCCGAGTGCGAGCAAGACGTGGCGGGGGCATGCCCGCCGTGAGATTAAGATTCGCCGTGCTGGCGCCGACCATGCTCATCCGAGAAGAAAATAGAGGTAACCCAGCACGCCGCCGACGATGCCGATGAGGATAGAATAACGCAGAATGGGATGGCGGCCCAGGCGGTCGAAGGTGTCTTCCGCCACTTCAGAGACGATGCCGAGGTCCATATCACGGGGAGTCATCTTACTGACTTGCATGCCGGGACCGGAAGTGCGCACGGCGGCACGCATAGCCTCCGTCATGTCCTTGGGGATATTGTCTTTATCCAGAAAGAAATTCGGCCAACGGGCAGGCCCGCCGCTGAGGTGGAAACCTAGCCGACCCGCAGCCTCAAGCTGCGACTCATTCAGATTCATGTCACTGTAGATCACCGCCAGCCACTCACGAGCCATCACACGCGCCTGCTCAATGCTGTGGGCAGTAGGCGTGCGGGAGGGATCCTTGCGATGGGCATCCGCTGCGCGGCGCAAGGTCTCTAAGATGAGCTGCGTGCGCCGGATTCGGTTGTGGAGTTGATAGGAGCGAAAGTAGTCGGCGAGGCGGGCATACGCCTCGTTCCACTCTTCTTCCGTCCCTGTTGCAGGGGCAAATTGGATGTTGACGGCTTCCATGAGGGCTCAATCGAGAGCCAGGGCTATCAATGCGCAGATTTCGTGCACAGGGAAATGATTTCAAAAAGCACTTCGCTTTCCTTGATTCATCCATGGGGCTCGAAAGTGATGTCCCGGCACTCCGCTTTTCCTTCCAAATTCCGGCACCCCCAATGCCAACGCTCAGGCTGTTGCACGAAGGGCTCCACCTTCTCGGCATCCAGAATGCGGAACTGCCCCCTCAGTTCTCCACCTTCCAGCACATTCACCGCCTTCGCTGCGATGCGTCCGTCCAGCAGGCCTCCCGCTTGAATGGTGACGGTGCCATCGCATGAAAAATCGCCCGCCGCATGGCCGCACACCCGCATCGCCCGACTCTGCACAGGATAGAGAAACTCCACCTCGGCTCCTGGGGCGATATCCAGCAGGTCACAGATCACAGGCTCGGCGAACAGGCCGCGCTCTGAAATCACTCGTATGGAAGCCGGGTTGTTTTGGCTGGCGGGGTCCACCCTTTCCATCTTCATCAGGCAGATGGGGCATGAGGGAGTCGTGTGCAGCCCTGCAGTGGCGATGGTGTAAAAAAGATCACTGCGCTCCGGAGGCAGGCTTTTCAAAACCGCGCAGAGAGCCTGAGCGTCCACCATCTCGATGCGATGTTCTTGTGCCGTGAGCTGGGCCGCCGAGTTGAATCCGGCTGGGGCAACGAGGATTCCGCGGGTGCGGCTGGCCGTGCGCACTTCCCGAGCGAAATGGGCCACACTTTCTGAAGTAGCTCCCCATTCATTCCAGGCGGAAAGCTTCACCAGGGCTCGTTGAGGATGGCTGGTGGTGGGCCGTTCGATCATACCAAACAACAGAGATCCATCCGGTAAAACGCGTGAGCCCGCCAGCTCACAACCCGCATGACTGGCAATCGAGCGAACGACCTCGGCCAAGCGCAGCCAGTCCAAACTGACAATGAGCTCGGGTGTCCAGATGCCAGGGCCGATCAAGCCCGCTCCGTTCTGGGCGGAGAAGCCTGCCTCACTCAATGTGACAAAAGGATCGAGCATGACCGGGATAGGAGAAACATCAAGGTAGGGGGTGACGGCCTGAATGCCAGTTTCACTTCAGCAGGAAACACCAGCATGGAGGATTCCTCAGCTTCAACAAAGCCCTCATTGGGTTTTTCTATGGTCCTAGAGATCCTACTGGGGGTATCCTCTTTCTAACCATCCATGTTGCAGGGATAAAAACCGCGCAAACCCGCCTGGGAAGCGGTTTCCAGCAGCATCCAGCTTTATAAAATGCTGAGAATACTTGAACGTTGGCATCGTATCTGATGTATAATCTGGACGTTATGAATCGCGCTCACCTTCTTGTTTTTTCCATGCTGGGCTCCAGCGTGGCTTTGGCAGACATTCCCTTGGGGGAGGTAGTCCCAGTGAAGTTGCCACCCACGGTGAAAACCGTGCCTGAAGTCACCGCTCCGGCGGAAAAGCCAGCCAATCCTGTTGCAAAAGCCGCAGGGGATCTCGTGGAAGCTGCGGTGGTGAAAGCCGCCGAACAATCTCAAAAGCCTGATCCGCTGGAAACGATCAAGGCTGAGACAGCCAAGCTGGTGGCCGAACGGGAGAAGATCACGGCTCAGATGGCGCTGGATCAAGCGCTGCAGGATGAAAAGTTCGCTGAACGCAAGCGCGCCATGGCGGAGATCCAGATGCGCATTGATGAGATGGAAACCCAGATGGACTTGGCGGAAACCGAGGAGCGCACCAAAAATGCTGCGGCTACCCTGGCCCTGCGCTTGAAAGGTGAAAAGCTCGGTCTGGAATCCCTCGCTGCAAAAAACGAGGTGGATACGGAAGGCTACCGGATGAAGCAGGAGGAAAACGCTATCCGTCGGCAAACCTCAGCCTTGGCCTTGGAGATCGAGCTGCAACAGAAACAATCCGAGGCCCGCACCTATGCCGGTGCCAAGACCCCCACTTACCTCAAAGACCCGCTGCAAGGCCGGAAGCTTATCCTGTCTGACCGCACCATCCCGCTCAATGGCGTGATCACCAGCAAGACGGCAGACAGCTTGGCGGACCGCATCGCTTACTTTAACAACCGGGATGCCGAAGCCCCTATCTTCATCGTTATCGATGACTGCCCCGGCGGTAGTGTGATGGCGGGTTACAAAATCATCAAGGCCATGCACGGCTCCAAAGCCCCCGTTTACACCGTGGTCAAATCCTTCGCCGCCAGCATGGCTGCCTGCATCACCACCGTTTCGAAGCGCTCCTTTGCCTATCCAAATGCCATCATCCTCCACCACCAGCTCAGCGCCGGTGTCATGGGGAACCTTACCCAACAGCGCGAGAGTGTGAAGGAACTCGAAGAGTGGTGGAAACGCCTCGCCGATCCTGTGGCGGAAAAGATGGGGATCACTCGTGAGGAGTTCATCACCCGCATGTATAAGAAATCGTCCACGGGCGATTGGAACGAGTTTGCCGATGACGCACAGAAGCTGGGCTGGGTGGACACCATCGTCGATGAGATTGAGGAGACCGCCCTGCTCCGTCACCCAGACACGCAGCAGCCTGCCACCACCACCCTCATCCGCACCGCCGGAGTGGACGCGATCGATAACGGTGTGGTTGAAGCCAAGGACGAACATGGACGCCCCGCCGCCATGCTGCCTCGCCTGAATCCGCTGGATGCTTACTGGATGTATAACCCCGATGGGTTCTACCGCATGCAGTAAGCGATCTCTTAAAACGATACCAAAGAATCAAAACCGAATGGCGGCGTAGGTTGTAACCACGCCGCCATTCGTTTATCGGTGGTCTATGGCCCATCCATCTCCTGTTTCCCCTGACAATCCCTGGACGACGCTCAGCACCCGGGAAGGTTATTCGAATCCGTGGATCCGGGTTCGGGAAGATCAGGTCATCAATCCCCGTGGCGGCCATGGCATCTATGGCGTGGTCGAATACCAAAATCGTGCCGTCGGCGTCGTTCCCGTCGATGACCAAGGCTACACCTGGCTGGTGGGCCAATGGCGCTATTGTCATGACCGCTACGAATGGGAAATCCCAGAAGGTGGTTGCCCTCCTGGAGAAGAAACAGCGGAGTGTGCCCGGCGTGAGCTTCTGGAAGAAACGGGGCTACATGCCGCCCAGATCGAACCGCTTCTGATGGGGATCCAACTCTCCAACTCCACCACCAATGAAGTCTGCGATATCTTCGTGGCCCGGGGCATCAGCCAAGGAGTGCCGAACCCTGATGAGACCGAAAAGCTGGAAGTCTGGCGGCTTCCCCTGAGTGAAGCCATTGAGATGGCACTCGATGGCCGCATCCGGGACAGTGTCAGCGTGCTGGCGTTGTTACGATTGCGCTCTTGACCGGCCTGCGCATCATCGGCGGAGTCCCCCGAGACTTCTCATGACCCTCCGCCACTGCCTCATTGCCGTTCTCTTCACCCTTTCTGTCGCTTCCGGCGCTGACCTGAAAGCCACTTCTGCGGGTATCGAGCTGCAAGCGGGCAGCTTGGGCAGTTTTACCCTGACCTACCCGGAGTTTTTGGACTCAGGTAGTGCCGTGATTCACAAGCAAACTCAGGTCACTCCTTCGGCCCAAGGCGCCACCGTCAACTATGCCAATGGCGCTCAGTGTGAAGTGCACATCGCTCAGGATGAAATCTCTCTTCGATTCTCTAACGTCACCTCCGAGGTGAAGTCCTGGCGTGTCACCACGCTCATCGACATCGCCTTTGCGAAAGGAGGCTCATGGAAGCTTGGGGAAACCGCTGGAGCATTTCCGCCGAATAAGCCCCAGGTGCCTCAACTGATCAGTCAAAACGGCACGACCTTCTCCATTCAGAATGCACAGGGAAATAGCCTAGCCATCCAAACTCCTGACTATGGCTTTCAACAACTGACCGACAATCGAGAGTGGAACTGGGCGGTGTTTCACTGGCTCTGCATCGTGCCCTATGCCGCGGATCGCAATGAAGTGAAGTTTAAGATCACCACAAACCTCACCGCCAAAACAAAGCTGATCGATGCCTTCGGCCAATCCATCAAAGATACCTTTCCGAACAAGTTGCTGAGCGAGGCCGATCTGAAGGCGGATGTAGCAGCGGATGAACGCTACTATGCCAGTCTCACACCGCCTTCACTGGATCGCTTCGGCGGGCTGCCTGAAAGCGGTGCCAGCCTGGGGCTTCAGAAAACCGGCTTCTTCCACATGGAGGTGAAGGGAGAAAAAACATGGCTCGTGGACCCTGATGGCAATGCCTTTTTCCACCTCGGCATCTGCGGCTTCGCGCCGAACGATGACTACACCTACGTGCCTGGGCGTGAGGACATCTACGAGTGGTTGCCTTCCTCGCAGAACGAGTTTGCCAGTGCCTTCCGTCCTGGCGATGGCAACGCGCATTTTTCCTTTTATTTGGCCAATACGATCAAAAAATTCGGCGTGCCGTATAACCAGGATGCTCACACGGAGCGCATGATCCCACGGGTGCGTGGCTGGGGTTTTAACTCGGTCGGTGCCTTCACGCCCAAGCCGCCAACGGCCTGTGAAAAGATGACTTTCCCTTATGTGGCGCACCTGCCCATCAATGAATGGGAAGGCGTGCCGCGTATCCCCGGTGCCCATGAAGTCTGGGACCCATATGATGCCACTACGGTGGCAAAGATGGAGCAAAACATGGCAGCCGAGCTTCCTGCCCGGGCCAACGATCCGTTGCTCATCGGTTACTTTGCCGTCAATGAACCGCGCTTGGATGAACTGGCTCGTGTCATCCCTTCCTTAACAGGTCAACATGCATGCAAGAAAGCCCTGGTGGATTCGCTCAAGCTAAAGCACACCACCATCGCCGCCTACAACCTGGCTTGGAAAACCAATGCACCGGACTTCGAATCCCTGATTCCCACCGGCCTCAATGTCAGCACACCGGCAGCTCAGGCAGATGTGCAAAATTTTATCGGCGAGTTTTTGGAACTTTATTTCTCCCAAGTGGAAACCTTGTTCCGCAAATATGACAAGAACCATCTTTTGTTAGGTCATCGACTCCAACCGATCACCATTAAGGACGACACGCTGTGCATGATCATGGGGCAGCATGTGGATGTCGTCTCCTACAACTACTACACCTATGGAGTGGATACCGCCGCACTGAGCAAGATCCATCAACTCACAGGCAAACCGATGATTCTCAGTGAATTCTTCTGGTCTTCCCCCAGCGACAGTGGCCTAGTGGGTGGGCGAGATGTGAGTTCGCAGCGGGAGCGCGGGCTGGCCTATCGCAATTATGTGGAGCAGAGCGCAGCTCTCGGTTTCGTCATCGGGATCGAGTGGTTCACCCTCGTAGATCAGGCCACCACGGGCCGCTGGTTTAGCAAATACAACGGCGAGAGCTTCAACACCGGCCTCCTCAGCGTGGCAGATCGTCCCTGGAAGGAAATGCTGGAGGAAATGATGAAGACAAACCACGGCATCTATGACCTCCTCCAAGGCAAGC is part of the Prosthecobacter debontii genome and harbors:
- a CDS encoding ClpP family protease, with product MNRAHLLVFSMLGSSVALADIPLGEVVPVKLPPTVKTVPEVTAPAEKPANPVAKAAGDLVEAAVVKAAEQSQKPDPLETIKAETAKLVAEREKITAQMALDQALQDEKFAERKRAMAEIQMRIDEMETQMDLAETEERTKNAAATLALRLKGEKLGLESLAAKNEVDTEGYRMKQEENAIRRQTSALALEIELQQKQSEARTYAGAKTPTYLKDPLQGRKLILSDRTIPLNGVITSKTADSLADRIAYFNNRDAEAPIFIVIDDCPGGSVMAGYKIIKAMHGSKAPVYTVVKSFAASMAACITTVSKRSFAYPNAIILHHQLSAGVMGNLTQQRESVKELEEWWKRLADPVAEKMGITREEFITRMYKKSSTGDWNEFADDAQKLGWVDTIVDEIEETALLRHPDTQQPATTTLIRTAGVDAIDNGVVEAKDEHGRPAAMLPRLNPLDAYWMYNPDGFYRMQ
- a CDS encoding NUDIX domain-containing protein; amino-acid sequence: MAHPSPVSPDNPWTTLSTREGYSNPWIRVREDQVINPRGGHGIYGVVEYQNRAVGVVPVDDQGYTWLVGQWRYCHDRYEWEIPEGGCPPGEETAECARRELLEETGLHAAQIEPLLMGIQLSNSTTNEVCDIFVARGISQGVPNPDETEKLEVWRLPLSEAIEMALDGRIRDSVSVLALLRLRS
- a CDS encoding restriction endonuclease → MLDPFVTLSEAGFSAQNGAGLIGPGIWTPELIVSLDWLRLAEVVRSIASHAGCELAGSRVLPDGSLLFGMIERPTTSHPQRALVKLSAWNEWGATSESVAHFAREVRTASRTRGILVAPAGFNSAAQLTAQEHRIEMVDAQALCAVLKSLPPERSDLFYTIATAGLHTTPSCPICLMKMERVDPASQNNPASIRVISERGLFAEPVICDLLDIAPGAEVEFLYPVQSRAMRVCGHAAGDFSCDGTVTIQAGGLLDGRIAAKAVNVLEGGELRGQFRILDAEKVEPFVQQPERWHWGCRNLEGKAECRDITFEPHG